In the Oceanibaculum indicum P24 genome, CCGAGGCCAGCAGGAAGGCCACGGCATAGCTGTCGGTCATCTGCACCAGCAGGGCGAACAGGATCGGCCCGCTGACCGAGCCGACAAAGCCGAAGAGATTGACCGCCGACGTGACCTCACCAACGCGGCCGGGCGGTGACAGCCGTGCCGATTCCGCCATGTGCAGGCCGTTCCAGCTGGTACCGGTGAAGCCGGCCAGTGCCACCAGCGCATAGGTGAGGGCGCCGCCGGGAACCGGCTGGTGCAGGGCCAGTGCGGCCAAGGAGGCCGCGGCCAGGAAACCCTGGATGGCGAGCTGCAGCTGGGCATTGCCGATGCGATCGGCAATCCAGCCCAGGGTGATCCGGGCGACCAGATTGGCGCCCTGCATGGTCGCCGCGATCAGCCCGCCCTCGGCCAGGCTGAAGCCGTGCCGCGTCACCAGATAGGTGACCAGGAAGGCGGTCAGGCAGGCCTGCAGGATGGCGAAGGACAGGCCCAGCGCGGTGAACATCGGCAGGCTGGGATGCAGCTTCAGCGTGGCGACCGAATTGCGCATCACCCGCCAGGAGAACAGCGCCGGAAACCAGGCCGTGGGCAGCCGTTCGCCTGGCGGGTCGAGCAGCAGCCGGGCCGGCTGCGCCAGCAGCAGCGCCACGGTCCCGAGCGCCAGCATCAGCAACGTGACGCCGAACAGGCCGTGCAGCCCGACCAGCGGGGCGACGATCAGCCCGGTCAGCAT is a window encoding:
- a CDS encoding MFS transporter, with amino-acid sequence MPLWARALATTMLVQTVGAFILFAVPVIGPVLTEAAGLPGESIGYLSSLSALGVCWLLSNGVPMLTHYGPVRMLQIGLALGVLGFAAICSAWWPLAVVGAVVMGFGYATNNPASSEILVRTAPAANRVLVFSLKQAGVPLGAMLTGLIVAPLVGLHGLFGVTLLMLALGTVALLLAQPARLLLDPPGERLPTAWFPALFSWRVMRNSVATLKLHPSLPMFTALGLSFAILQACLTAFLVTYLVTRHGFSLAEGGLIAATMQGANLVARITLGWIADRIGNAQLQLAIQGFLAAASLAALALHQPVPGGALTYALVALAGFTGTSWNGLHMAESARLSPPGRVGEVTSAVNLFGFVGSVSGPILFALLVQMTDSYAVAFLLASAQLVLVCLLALRR